The Ammoniphilus sp. CFH 90114 genome contains a region encoding:
- a CDS encoding stalk domain-containing protein has translation MRRVSAGFIILSMLTMGNVTINQVKAESMVASYQSSIGIVIDDQEKYFQPAPYLYRDITMVPMRGIFESLGALVTWNAEDRKVKAEKDGQTLELQIGSDIAYKNGVQVKLGAPVSLKEETTMVPLRLVSESLGAEVAWVKESRTVMVTSKKVIVEDRPSLTIEEAISLATNHSYNLKNSLAEVERSEEIRNHAGQALDFIPEENGNGQAEGIVRNVFEGIQQADIARQVAQRQVKVDQEVLEHQVRQVYYEILQKQRELDVAQKGLEYANLQKQLTEIKFNNGLASQFEKNQVEKSYKERTDSIEVAKKTIDESYLKFNNLLGLAKEERLLLTEVPVFKKLEDLNIDFHITKLLEESPTIWNLQQSVKLKKLGADLYTFNNQSKEPYSAKKIDIEKAEYTLSNAKLELDKNVRSMYLSIRKLEDQYMIMETNLAKAEEGLKISQINYDTGLGIQADVVKAKLSVVELKQKQFDLLVSIDLLKRTLEKPWIAGGSNSAQ, from the coding sequence ATGAGAAGAGTTTCTGCTGGTTTTATCATACTTAGCATGTTGACGATGGGAAACGTCACGATTAATCAAGTAAAAGCAGAAAGTATGGTTGCATCATACCAATCTAGTATAGGCATTGTAATTGATGATCAAGAAAAGTACTTTCAGCCGGCCCCTTATCTATATAGAGACATCACGATGGTGCCAATGAGAGGTATCTTTGAATCGTTAGGTGCTTTGGTCACATGGAATGCTGAAGATAGAAAAGTTAAAGCAGAGAAAGACGGTCAAACCTTAGAATTACAAATTGGTTCTGATATTGCCTACAAAAATGGTGTCCAAGTCAAATTAGGAGCTCCCGTTTCACTAAAGGAAGAGACGACGATGGTCCCTCTTCGACTAGTTAGTGAGTCTCTAGGTGCTGAAGTAGCATGGGTGAAAGAATCGCGTACGGTTATGGTCACGTCTAAAAAAGTGATTGTAGAAGATAGACCTTCTCTTACCATAGAAGAAGCCATATCATTAGCAACTAATCACAGTTATAACTTAAAGAACTCGTTAGCAGAAGTTGAAAGGTCAGAGGAAATACGTAATCATGCGGGTCAAGCCTTAGATTTCATTCCAGAAGAGAATGGAAATGGGCAAGCAGAAGGTATAGTAAGGAACGTTTTTGAGGGGATTCAACAAGCGGATATCGCAAGACAAGTGGCCCAAAGACAAGTGAAGGTTGACCAGGAAGTTCTGGAACACCAAGTTAGACAGGTTTACTATGAAATATTACAAAAACAGCGTGAATTAGACGTAGCGCAAAAAGGTCTTGAATATGCTAATTTGCAAAAACAGCTCACTGAAATTAAATTTAATAATGGGTTAGCTAGTCAATTCGAAAAAAACCAAGTCGAAAAGTCCTATAAAGAGAGAACAGACAGTATTGAAGTAGCAAAGAAAACGATCGACGAGTCTTATTTAAAGTTTAATAATTTGTTAGGGCTAGCGAAAGAAGAACGTCTTCTACTAACGGAAGTTCCTGTTTTTAAAAAGCTAGAGGACCTAAACATTGATTTTCATATTACAAAGCTACTGGAAGAAAGTCCAACGATCTGGAATCTACAACAAAGTGTCAAACTAAAGAAGCTAGGAGCCGATTTATATACCTTCAACAATCAAAGTAAAGAACCATATTCGGCAAAGAAGATTGATATTGAGAAAGCTGAGTACACTCTTTCTAATGCTAAACTAGAGCTAGATAAAAATGTACGTAGTATGTATCTATCTATTCGGAAGTTGGAAGACCAATACATGATTATGGAAACGAATCTAGCAAAAGCAGAAGAAGGGTTGAAGATAAGCCAGATTAATTATGATACTGGTTTAGGTATCCAAGCGGATGTAGTAAAGGCCAAACTGAGTGTCGTAGAACTTAAGCAAAAACAGTTTGATTTATTAGTAAGCATAGATTTACTAAAGCGTACCTTAGAGAAGCCCTGGATCGCTGGTGGGTCTAATTCAGCACAATGA
- a CDS encoding copper amine oxidase N-terminal domain-containing protein: MKKINKKMINVVTTAALVASLAAPFAVSADSDNVITTVPSIADDYESEETSEGSKDYGKPVSQILIKEDNVEFTNGQIFRLTLPEGVKFVKDAYDKDKNTSLLATYLVGAKVETVTNQVLELSVDVDGKKLTDEMKVPFYVEVDGATGELKATLESMDTTLSPGTYTFAKVGDGNTTTTVEEVKKVSDSASSIATIRVDENSVNAMGSDKQSITFKLPSKFKWEEADIEFSSAFGGLTEVGSTEDADDVGAGEYHLKFNDNNLVLTFDPAGSRDQRGTIYIKNAKISAKDGASYGDVELNIDGDEVTESDIVIAKYTDFNTNVSVDGEPKELVAGRYIDDKDDMKLAKLKIKEDIAGSIIPGRKVKVELPTWVKAYDAELKDASEVTLTKAGITYNSDRNEIEFTIEKLSGKADFSIQFYSSIQADKTGDITAKVTSKAGIEGELVLGKAVAPVTVEATAAKVQIGLKEQDLSDIIITETAKGNIKEGWLTVALPENMKWAEEPKVEVLEGNLDIDDEVELDKTEDGKDNVVKIKVDSESSKASKIKISGGKLTLDRTVPYGAIEAKIGGSLIENSVDEIDEDKADERAMFEDKDYVAKVVLAEVITPAPAETAAVANFVIDSTTYKVDGVEKTADVAPYINNGRTFLPVRFVAEALGVTESNIIWNANTKTVTLIKGDRIAQMTIGSNKLIVNGVAVQMDAAAEIKDGRTTLPLRYAAQALGAEVEWDEATRTVTIKN; encoded by the coding sequence ATGAAAAAGATTAACAAAAAGATGATTAACGTAGTAACAACTGCTGCATTAGTAGCTTCTTTAGCAGCTCCATTTGCGGTGTCTGCTGACAGTGACAACGTAATCACAACTGTACCGAGCATCGCTGATGATTATGAGAGTGAGGAAACTTCCGAAGGGTCTAAAGACTACGGCAAGCCAGTTTCTCAAATTCTAATCAAGGAAGATAACGTTGAATTTACAAATGGACAAATCTTCCGTTTGACTCTTCCAGAAGGAGTTAAATTCGTTAAAGATGCATACGACAAAGATAAAAACACATCTTTATTGGCTACTTATCTAGTTGGTGCAAAGGTTGAAACTGTTACTAACCAAGTACTTGAATTGAGTGTTGATGTAGATGGTAAAAAATTAACTGATGAAATGAAAGTTCCTTTCTATGTAGAAGTAGATGGTGCAACTGGAGAGCTTAAGGCTACTCTTGAATCTATGGATACAACTTTGTCCCCTGGAACTTATACTTTTGCTAAAGTTGGAGACGGGAACACTACTACTACTGTTGAAGAAGTGAAAAAAGTAAGTGACTCTGCTTCATCTATCGCTACGATCCGTGTGGATGAAAACAGCGTAAATGCTATGGGGAGTGACAAACAAAGTATCACCTTCAAGTTGCCTTCTAAGTTTAAATGGGAAGAAGCTGATATCGAGTTCTCTAGTGCGTTCGGAGGCCTGACTGAAGTTGGAAGCACTGAAGATGCTGATGATGTAGGCGCTGGTGAATATCATCTTAAATTTAATGATAACAACCTAGTTCTAACTTTTGACCCAGCTGGTTCTAGAGATCAACGTGGCACAATTTATATCAAAAATGCTAAGATCTCCGCTAAAGATGGTGCTTCTTATGGTGACGTAGAACTTAACATTGATGGTGATGAAGTAACTGAATCAGATATCGTTATTGCGAAATATACTGATTTCAACACCAATGTTTCTGTTGATGGAGAACCAAAAGAGTTAGTAGCTGGACGTTATATTGATGATAAAGATGATATGAAACTTGCTAAATTAAAGATCAAGGAAGATATCGCAGGTTCTATCATTCCTGGACGTAAAGTTAAAGTAGAGCTACCTACATGGGTTAAAGCTTACGATGCAGAATTAAAGGATGCTTCTGAAGTTACTTTAACTAAAGCTGGAATCACTTATAACTCTGACCGAAATGAAATTGAATTCACAATTGAAAAACTTTCTGGCAAAGCAGACTTCTCCATTCAGTTCTATTCTTCTATCCAAGCTGATAAAACTGGAGATATCACAGCTAAGGTTACAAGTAAAGCTGGAATCGAAGGAGAGTTAGTACTTGGTAAAGCTGTTGCTCCAGTTACTGTTGAAGCAACTGCAGCTAAAGTTCAAATCGGTTTGAAAGAGCAAGATTTGAGCGATATCATCATCACTGAAACAGCAAAAGGAAACATCAAAGAAGGATGGTTAACTGTTGCACTTCCTGAGAACATGAAGTGGGCAGAAGAACCAAAAGTTGAGGTTCTCGAAGGAAACCTAGACATTGATGATGAAGTGGAATTAGACAAAACAGAAGATGGTAAGGATAACGTTGTTAAGATCAAAGTAGACAGTGAAAGCTCTAAAGCTTCTAAGATCAAGATCTCTGGCGGTAAGTTAACTCTTGACCGTACAGTTCCTTACGGTGCTATCGAAGCTAAGATTGGTGGAAGTCTTATCGAAAATAGCGTTGATGAAATCGATGAGGATAAAGCAGATGAACGTGCGATGTTTGAAGATAAAGATTACGTAGCAAAAGTTGTGTTAGCTGAAGTTATAACTCCAGCTCCAGCTGAAACAGCTGCTGTTGCAAACTTTGTAATTGATTCTACTACTTACAAAGTAGATGGTGTTGAGAAGACTGCTGACGTTGCACCTTACATCAACAATGGACGTACTTTCTTGCCTGTACGTTTCGTAGCTGAAGCTCTTGGTGTAACTGAGTCCAACATTATTTGGAATGCAAACACTAAGACTGTAACTCTTATTAAGGGTGACAGAATTGCACAAATGACTATTGGTAGCAATAAGTTGATTGTAAATGGCGTTGCTGTTCAAATGGACGCAGCTGCTGAAATTAAAGATGGACGTACTACTCTTCCGCTTCGTTATGCTGCTCAAGCTCTTGGCGCAGAAGTTGAGTGGGATGAAGCAACTAGAACTGTAACTATCAAAAACTAA